GGGCCTGGCCTATCTGGGCCACAGGCGGTTCATCCAGCCCGCCGGATTGGTGCCCTCACCGCGCACCCGGATTTCCAGGTGCAGGTGGGGACCGGCGCTCAGGCCGGTGGTCCCCACCTCGCCCAGTTTGTCGCCCCGGCTGACCTTCTGGCCGACCTTGGCCGTCACGCGACTCTGGTGGAAGTACAGGCTGGTCACCCCGGCGCCGTGGTCAATGACCACCAGGCCGCCACGCACGGGGTAGCGCCCGGCGATCACCACCGTGCCGTCGTTGACCGCCAGTACGGGTGTGCCGCTGCGCGCCGGGTAATCGGTGCCAAAGTGGTAAGCCACCGGACCACCCGCCACATAGGTGCGCGGCTGCCCAAACGAGCTGCTAGTGGGCCTGACCCCCTCCAGTGCCGGGGCGAAAGGCCGGGTCCAGGCCTGCGTGGTGCGCCGGGCATAGGCCTTTTCCACCAGCGCGTCTTCTGCCTGCCGGGCGGGGTCCTGCAGCACCCCACTGATGCGCGCAGGCAGATTCAGGTGCTGAATAGGCTGCTCCAGGCTATTGACAGGGATACGCCCACGCACCAGCGCCCCGTCCAGGGTCACCTCGTACACCACCGGGGTGGTCTTGCCCAGCACCACCCGGCCCGGCACGGCGTATTCGCCCGCCGCGCCGATGGGCTTAAGGGCCTCGGCAGGCTGGCGCACATCCTCGCCCACCTCACTGGGAAAACGGACGGTGGCCTGCCCGGCCCGCGCGCCGCTTAAACGCAGCACGAACGCCTCGCCCATGCGCAGGCTGGCCGGCACTGTGATGTTGACGCCAGCAATGCGGACGGTGGACGGTGTGGGGGCCAGTTGCGCGGCGGGTAAAGGTGCGGGCCGGGCGGTCAGGGCCGGTGTGGGGGCCGCCGCACCAGACAGCTGCAAGGTCTGGCCCACTTCCAGCGTGGTGCCCTTCAGGCTGTTCAGGCGCACGAGGGCCTCGACAGTGGTGCCGCTCCGCCGCGCAATGGAATACAGGGTGTCGCCAGGCTTGACGGTGTAGGCCGCCGCGCCGCCCACCAGGAGCAGGGCGGCCAGCAGGGCAGTGCGGCGCATCATGCCGCGCAGGATAAACCGCATGCGTGAGAGGACAGGAGGGCCACCCATTGGAAGCCTTTGCGGCAAGGCCGCCATTGACGCAGGCAAACGGGCGTGGCGGCCGTGTTCCAGTGCAGTGCCGGAGGCTGGGCGCCCAGATCCCACCGCAGCCCCCAGGGCACCTGGGAGGCACCCCTGGCCTCAGGATGGACCTGACCACCATCCGCCCACAGCTGGACGCTGGACTGCGGCATCCTGAACGCCACTGCCCCGCTGGCCTCTGTAGGCCCTGGTGTACAACAGGTTTGATGAACCCCGACAACAGAGCGGTCATTACCCGGTGGCATGAAGTGGTAGCGCCAGCCACCGTGGCACTGGGACCCAGAGGCGCCGCGACCCTCAGTCCCGCCGAGTTTGCCGGCTGGATTCAGCGCTCGGGGATTCGGCTGGTGCCGCTGGCGTGGCACCCTGTCAGCGACCGTCTGATGGCCGTGGAGCAGGACGCCACCTGGCCAGACAGCGAGGCGCCGACCAGGGTGGCGACCCTATTCCGGGTGACGAACGGGCGGGTCTCAGCGGCCCTTCGCCTGCCGGACCTTCAGGCCGCCCTGGAGTTGGGCGCTGTCTACCGGGAACTGGCAGCAACTGAAACGTTGACCTGAAGAGGTCGCCAGCCACAGATGAACTGAGTGGGACGAGGGGCGAACACAGCACCGCACCGCGCACCTGGCGCGTGTGGAGAGAGGCATCAGAACCGCGCCTGTGTCGCCCCCGACCCCCTTAACCGACTGCCCGCTTCACCAGTTCGCTGATTCTGGTCTCGTGATCGGCAGTCAGCTCGGTCAGGGCAAAAGCGGTGGGCCAGAGGGTCCCGTCATCCAGGGCCGCCGCGTCGCTGAAGCCCAGGGTTGCGTAGCGGGCCTTGAACTTCTGCCCACTCTGAAAGAAGCAGACCACCTTGCCGTTTTTGGTATAGGCGGGCATGCCGTACCACAGGCGGGGTGACAGGACCGGGGCGCTGGCCAGAATCAGCGCGTGCAGCCGCGTGGCCAGGTCGCGGTCTGGCTCTGACATCTCGGCGATCTTGGCCAGCACCTCGGCTGTTTCATCAGTCTTTGCCCCGCGTGGGCGGCGGGCTTCGCGCTTCAGTTCGGCAGCGCGCTCTTGCATGGCGGCGCGTTCGTCCTCAGTAAAACCGGCTGTGGCGGCGGCTTTCTGACGTGTCTTTTCCGGCATAGAGGTCACTCCTTGTTGAAGAGGTCGCCGTTCATCCCTGGATGAAGCAAGCGAGAACACAGGACGCTAGGGCGGCACTGGCGCAGTTCTGGTGCTGTTCTAGAACCTAAAAACGCGACCTGTGAGCGGCGAGGGCTTTAGCGGCGTTCCTGAATGCGAATCAGGTTGCCAGCGGGGTCGCGGAACGCGCAGTCCCGCACACCATACGGCTGCTCTGTCGGCTCCTGAACCACGTCAGCCTGGGCCTGCAGGCGCTCAAAAGTGCTGTCCAGGTCCGGGGTGGCCAGCACCAGGGCCGCGTAGGTGCCCTTGGCCATCATCTCGGCAATGGTGCGCCCCTCATCTGGCGTCACGCCTGGGGTGGCCGCCGGCGGATACAGCACGATAGACACGCCGACCTGCTGGACCGACCCCACCGTAATCCAGTGCAGGCCGCCGTATTCCACCTGGCTGTGAACCTCAAAGCCCAGGGCGTCCCGGTAGAAGGCCAGTGAGGCGTCAGGGTCGGTGTGCGGCAGAAAAGTCTGGTGAACGGTCAGGGTCATGCGGTTACTCTAGGCCGGGTCCAGCGGCCAGCGCTTCTCGATTCCTGACC
This genomic window from Deinococcus betulae contains:
- a CDS encoding M23 family metallopeptidase, producing MMRRTALLAALLLVGGAAAYTVKPGDTLYSIARRSGTTVEALVRLNSLKGTTLEVGQTLQLSGAAAPTPALTARPAPLPAAQLAPTPSTVRIAGVNITVPASLRMGEAFVLRLSGARAGQATVRFPSEVGEDVRQPAEALKPIGAAGEYAVPGRVVLGKTTPVVYEVTLDGALVRGRIPVNSLEQPIQHLNLPARISGVLQDPARQAEDALVEKAYARRTTQAWTRPFAPALEGVRPTSSSFGQPRTYVAGGPVAYHFGTDYPARSGTPVLAVNDGTVVIAGRYPVRGGLVVIDHGAGVTSLYFHQSRVTAKVGQKVSRGDKLGEVGTTGLSAGPHLHLEIRVRGEGTNPAGWMNRLWPR
- a CDS encoding iron chaperone, whose translation is MPEKTRQKAAATAGFTEDERAAMQERAAELKREARRPRGAKTDETAEVLAKIAEMSEPDRDLATRLHALILASAPVLSPRLWYGMPAYTKNGKVVCFFQSGQKFKARYATLGFSDAAALDDGTLWPTAFALTELTADHETRISELVKRAVG
- a CDS encoding VOC family protein gives rise to the protein MTLTVHQTFLPHTDPDASLAFYRDALGFEVHSQVEYGGLHWITVGSVQQVGVSIVLYPPAATPGVTPDEGRTIAEMMAKGTYAALVLATPDLDSTFERLQAQADVVQEPTEQPYGVRDCAFRDPAGNLIRIQERR